Part of the Lolium rigidum isolate FL_2022 chromosome 6, APGP_CSIRO_Lrig_0.1, whole genome shotgun sequence genome, GGAGCGCCTAAATTGTTTGAactttatatagtgtataatgatcaagattatgatagcatgtcacttcagaaattatctttgttatcatttacctactcgagggcgagtaggaactaagcttggggatgcttgatacgtcccaaacgtatctataatttcttatgttccatgctacttttatgatgatactcacatgttttatacacattatatgtcatatttatgcgttttctggactaacctattgacgagatgccgaagggccgattcttgttttcgctgtttttggtttcgaaatcctagtaacgaaatattctcggaatcggatgaaatcaacgcccagcatcttagaaatccacgaagcttccagaacacccgggaaggaccagaggtgggccacagggccaccagatgatagggcggcgcggcccagggggggcgcccccctactgtgtggctgccccgtcagccctccgactccgcctcttcgcctatttaagcctcctcgacctaaaacttcgatacggaaaagccacggtacgagaaaccttccgagccgccgccatcgcgaagccaagatccgggggacagggagtctctgttccggcacgccgccgggacggggaagtgcccccggaaggctcctccatcaacaccaccgccatcttcatcaacgctgcttgtctcccatgaggagggagtagttctccatcgaggctaagggctgtaccggtagctatgtggttaatctctctcctatgtacttcaatacaatgatctcatgagctgccttacatgattgagattcatatgagttttgtatcactattcatctatgtgttactctagtgatgttattaaagtactctattcctcctccacggtgtaatggtgacaggtgtgtgcatcgtgtagtacttggcgtaggttatgattgtaatctcttgtagattatgaagttaattattgctatgatagtattgatgtgatctattcctccttcatagtgtgatggtgacattgtgcatgctatgttagtacttggtgtaattgcaatgatctatcatgcactctaaggttatttaaatatgaacatcgaatgttgtggagcttgttaactccggcattgaggtgctcttgtagccctacacaattagtggtgttcatcatccaacaagagagtgtagagtggttttattatgtgatcaatgttgagaatgtccactagtgaaagtatgatccctaggccttgtttccaaacatcgaatctccgtttacttactgttctgttgcatgtttactcgctgccataatttattcaaattgctattgccactcatattcatccatatcatttgcatctcactatctcttcgccgaactagtgcacctatacatctgacaagtgtattaggtgtgttggggacacaagagacttcttgtatcgtgattgcagggttgcttgagagggatatctttgacctcttcctccctgagtttgataaaccttgggtgatccacttaagggaaacttgctgctgttctacaaacctctgctcttggaggcccaacgctgtctacaagaatagaagcactcgtagacatcaATCTGCTGAGTGCGAACCgtcgtcctgccaattgctgcacttggtgcaaattctttggcggctccatgtcgagaatagctttgatcttcaagggattGGCCTCTATTCCTCTGGCTGAAATGAAGTACCCGATTACTTGCCCTCatggcaccccgaagaaacatttcttcgggttcagcttgattttatacttgtcgaggttgtcaaaggtttcccgcaaatcgtcAATGAGAGTGGCGGCGTGCTTTGTCTTTACCACGATATCGTCAATGTAAACTTCGATATTCCTTCCAATCTGTTCTCCAAGACAAGCTTGCATGCACCGCCGATAGGTTGCCCTgcgttttttaacccgaaagtcatgacgttgtagcgagaaaacgccgtgcggggtgatgaacgcggttaactcttgatcttccttcttgagcttgatctggttgtacccggagtatgcatcgagaaaagagagacggtcacatcctgctgtggagtcgactatttgaTCGATACGTGGCAGtgggaagtgatccttagggcaatgcttgttaagactcgtgtaatcgatacacatgcgaagagcggttgtgtctttctttggcaccatgatgggattggccacccactcggcttccttgagctcccggaTGAATCCTGCCTTACGGATCCGACTAATTTCTTCGCCAATTGCTTTTCTGTTCGGCTCAGAAAACCGacgcatcgactgttgtactggtttagcttttgggtcaacattgagggtgtgctcagcgagttccctgggaatacctggcatgtcggatggttcccatgcaaatatttcccagcgctcacggaggaactcgatgagcgcgccttcctatgcgacagtaAGGTCCGCCGACGTATTGactgtcttcttcgggtcagaggggtgcatctgctgcttctttgcttcctttgcaacgtcaaactcatcggatcttacgcttcgattgtcggctggtggcttcgTGTGGTCTGTGATGGCGTCGACTGCATTAAGTTCTTCCCTAGCCCcgaatttcgaggcgatcttttggaaatccctgtcgcagttgtctgaaCGAGAGAAGCTTCCATGGATGGTTATCACTGTCCCGTTATTGCCTAGCATCTTCAGTTTCAGGTACGCGTAATGGggtacggccatgaatttggcaaacacagGTCTGCCAAGGATAGCATGATACCGAGATTCCCAGtcaactacttcaaactcgattttctccttcctgaagttgctagGCGTGCCGAAAACTACGTCCAGCGAAATTTTGCCaagggaataagcgggtcgagtcggtatgatgccgtggaatcccatgtcggactctcttagcatgtcgactatTAGGCACATTGCTTTCATCGTACGGGCAAATAACAAATTcaggccacttcctccatccatgactactttgctcatattgtatcctccgatctgtgcttcaaggacaagggccgcatgaccaggccttggaacggccttcgggtgatccgccttgctgaaggagatgctctgatctgaccagtcgatgaattcgggtgtgtcgaccatggcaacctccgcatacttcacttctcgcgagaatttcttgatttctctcttcgaaaagctggttttatggatcatgctgacctgcccGCGTGGTTCTGGAAACATCTCGGTTGGTACGTACTTGTCTCCTTCTGCTGGCATGTACGGCTCTGGTATGTATGGTTCTGGAGGAGAACTGTAGAATCCTGCTCTCCTTTCCATTGTATGAACTCTTGCTGTGGCTTCAGCCCTAAGGTCGTcacagaactgccgaatttcgaggaactgccgacaattccTGAGCAAATGACTAGATTTTTCATGGCCATCCTTTGGATCGATATAAGAGTGCAGgtaacacggtgcttcaagttgctccgtggccgataaATAAGGTGTGCGAAAGCGGCCCTTGTTCGATTGTGTGTTGTGGCATCCTCGTTCGTACTGTCGAGGGCGAGTCGCgatttgctcttcttcttcccaacgtgaatcccttcgtctcttcctttgcTTCTCTATGACGCCGAAGCTGCCTCGGCTGCCCTCTCCCGCACTCCTGGATGGAACTGCTGAGGTTGCTGCTGGTGCGATATTTTCTGGGACCGAAGTTTTTGAGCTTGATGCGTtgacctagggaggcgaagaaaccctcCAGAATCGACGATGAAGTGAACgccaccgaaagtagtatccatgttgtCGCGCGATTCTGCTGAGATCAGATGCGACACCTCGGTGTgtggtacgaactcgaaggacccgcaacGAACTGAATCTTTCGGATCTGACGGTGTTGGCGACTCGAGCACGAACGCCgcagacgtgactggtactgccgatgaccggccttgtgccgacagatttcccacagacggcgccaattgtcgagggtactcctcggcaatgccctccgattggggcttagggttgatggaatcctgtaggctgacacgagacatcggtaaacagacaagcggggaaagctatttacccaggttcggggccctcgatgaggtaaaacccttacgtaatgcctgtctgatcttgattatgagaatattgggttacaatggggtgccgaaggtttcggctgtgatctcgtcgagaggctaagtgctacggcgacctagctctagacttctggtggctaaagttgctacgaTTGAttccgtgtccctcggcagcccctctcctagcctttatataggaggccaggtctcaagagatctgtccgggtacgactaggtttacaaaagacctagctctaaactttccttgttcggctcctctcttgccttgttcttcaagggatcttctcctgcaccgtcctagtggcccgcctcgccatcgggtatcttcatggacCTCCAATTGGGCCGCACATgatagggcaatgtcagttacccgaagggtaatgcccacgtcagaagCCGTTGAGGATCTCGTCCCCAGCGGCAATCTACGCAACAAGTTACCTACTTTTAGTTGCTTCCCTTGTCTACGatgcacataaaacataaaaagtaaggaaactCACCTCGTCCTCGCCCATGGACACGCCAGACGCGTTGCCGAATACCTGGTGAGTGCTCCTGCCcttgtcggggaagaagtcgCGGTGAAGGCCGGTGCCGTCTGTCACGTGGCCATCGGTGCGGCGTAGGTCATGCGACGAGTTCAGGTCAACGGGGAAGCGAAAGGCACCGCTGCCCCTCGCCGCTGAATCCGGCGAGAACGACGCGTTGGGGTCGAAGGTCATATCGATGTCCGcgtactcgggggagtagcgggcgcggccgtccatTTGCGACAGCCGCATCCGCGAGATCGACGGCCCCTCCGCGTAGTACCCCGCGTAGTACCCCGGTGACGAcggtgagctcgagaagttgctgAGGCTGCCGCCCAAGCTGAGGCACGCTTCCGCAGCGGACGCTGCTTTTGCTTCCTCGAGAGCAGCGATGCAGCACCTTTTGCGGTCGGCCGTCACAAAGGAGCAGTGGCGTttctcctcctcccactcctcctgcgacatggtcgccggcttctccttcggcgtcACGGTGCGTGGCTTCGGCGATGCCTTCATCGGCGGCTTTGCTGCCTTCAccggagcctttctcttcggtggcatggcggcggcgagggtttttcgggttggaggctggaAGGGAGATAGAGCGtcgggcgggagaaatgagcagCGAAGGGTGAAATAACATCTCTTCATAATTATGTTTTgtatgtttgatgacaacatatgTGATAATGTAATGTGGCTTAGTGTGTAGTTTTGATCTACTTTATGGCTTGGAGAAACAAGAATGAAAAGAGAAGAATGTTGATGAAAATGAAGAAGAGGGAAGGAGTTTAGAAATTTCCAAGCCGGAATTTCCGGCCCGGAAATTCTCAAGAATTCCCGGCCCAGAAATTCTCAAGAATTCCCGGCCCCCAttttttggctaaggaccagCCGACCAGACACCCTGGATACCCCCCGGAAATTTGGCCGGACATTTCTGTCGAAGGGCCGGAAATTCCGGGGGGGGGATTCCGGGCCAGACATTTCTGGAAATATTCGGCCCCCGAAATTTCGCTAAGGACCAGACGGCCAGACGCGCAGTACACCCCCCGAAAATTTGCCCGGCCATTTTGTGTCGACGGGGCGGAAATTCCTGGGAGGGGGGTGGTGGAAATTCTGGCCCCAACTTACACCGAAAATTCCGGCCCCAACGGCTACATTTgatgggggtataaataccccccttcttcttccaGCTCAAGTGGCTCAATCAtcccaagttcatccaccattagatCCACCTCAAGATANNNNNNNNNNNNNNNNNNNNNNNNNNNNNNNNNNNNNNNNNNNNNNNNNNNNNNNNNNNNNNNNNNNNNNNNNNNNNNNNNNNNNNNNNNNNNNNNNNNNTTGCCCTATGCAATgcaattccaaaatttgaaattggattggttggacttgttgcaaatgaccagagacacacaaaggtggtggtggcatttcaaaataaaaagaaatgcaaAAGTTGCAAAATTGGGTGATCTTAGTTTtgcttcaaagtctcatcttggcttgagcataacttttgatctaggatgaatttgtactggtggtctttaccaaagttgttcaccttgatgtgtacttggataaggtgcaaagagttggaattgtttggtttgaaaatctcaaaatacagaggctcaaagtagtgaccagattgaaattggcagatttgaccattagtgcatgtgagcacaatttgatttcaaatttgatttgatttgagtttctttgattccaaaagtgttaataagtgtttagtaacataatacagctaatggtgcaagccaaaatggtctaggttaaagatttgcaaaaatggcataaaccatatatgagggttttgggatttctccattttatttcttttctttttctttgctttgcTTGATGATCTTCTCTTGATCAAAAGAGGGTTTTAGATTGTAGTACTTAAGCACACAAGTAATCATCATGGCACTCTCACACAAAATGCACaaatcctatgcatggtactatatgcaaataaaagtttttgttggttccaaaatttgggtaTTGaacttcttctccttcattgatttgaaatttgggatgttacatgtagccactccaatggttactaaatgtcatcttgcacttgatcttaatggtaaagaggtggatcaaaaggtatatcgctccataatTGGATCCTTgcattacctttgtgcatctagaccggacatagcgttgagtgttggtgtgtgtgcaaggtatcaagcttctcctaaggagagccacatgatggctctcaaaagaatctttcgatatttggttgataccccaagatatggtctttGGTATCCTATAGGCTCAAGTTTTtatctcaatggatacaccgatgcagattgggcaggagacaaggatgataggaaatcaacctccggggcttgccaattccttggtaggtccttggtgtgttggtcttctaagaagcaaaattgtatatctctcaccACCGCCAAAGacaaatatgttgccgccgcaagtggatgcactcaattgttatggatgaggcaaactttaaaggaatacggtgtcacttgtgacaaagtgcctcttttatgtgacaatgaaagtgatacggggtggcctttggacacctccgcctcaagaccgacaagccctcctcgtggcccaatgacacgagctcgggccaaagctatacaccaagaggtgaattcactCCTTTTCACGTATACATTGGATACctcattggatggaatgctagCTCATGCGAATGCTCTATgttgctctcacttggtctgaggcacagatgtgggaggtgatgaacgcgtgtgtgatcatgcacaacatgatcattgagaacaagcgcgacgcacctgtgcaggatgatcatccatttgattatcaagggccactagctgaggtagagcatgtgccTCAAGAATTCGctgcttttcttcatatgcacaatgaaattcgagatgcaggtgtccatgcaTAGCTGAAGacggatctagctgcgcatttgtgggcgcaatgaatgattttatttctatttatttgcttggatgaataatttaagtactatttgtttgttgagttgtatgaataatttaagtattatttatttgttgggttgtatgaataatttaagtactatttgttcgattgagtgtatgaataatttaattctatttgtgtgattgtatgaataaaatgtgatcggtatattgtaaaaagaaaaaaattagggGCCACCGGTGTGGAAACAgcttccccaaatggaggatgcagtgccgacgcccccaaacggaggtgccggcgctccactggcgcctatttgggggctgcgggtggagatgctctaagacccgCGGTAGCAATAGAACAGAAAAGACAGTTCTTCTGCCGGACTTAAAAGCACCGAGACAGACGGCGCCTCAACTGCTCAACGACCAACAGCTAACCATGAAGGACATGGCTGCCGCTggcaaagacgaagatgaagatGTTCCATCCCAATTCATCAAACACAAGTCAACAAGTTTTTATTACTAAGCCCGTACCGTACTACTCACATGGAATTCACCACGGACCACACACAAGCAGACATGGACAAAACACCATCACGCCATCCCCGTGACCACTCCGATTGTGCCTCGCGCACATGCACCTGATTGTATACCTGACATGCCCGCGCCGGATGCGTGACCGAACTACTTGGGCTCGGAGCTGCCGCCGGTCCCGgtggccgcggccgcggaggcgcggGCCTTGAGCCAGTCGACGACGTCGCCAAAGACCTTGTCGACGTTCTCCTCCGGCTCGCCGACAATCTGGTGCCACATCCCGGGGTACATGTGCAGCGTCTTGTCCTTGCTCCCCGCCCGGCGGTGCAGCTCCTCCACGCACGCCGGGTCACACACCGTGTCCTCGCCGCCGTGCACCACCAGCATCGGCAGCTCCACCTCCTCGAACCGCGCCTGCAGCTCCCGGCACATCCGGAGCAGCTCCAGCGCCGTCGCCGCGCGGGGCGGGGCCGTGGTGCGGCGCGGGCTCGCCAGCGCCAGCGCGCGCTTCCACTCCACCTTGAAGGACCGTGCGGGGATGTTCCCCCTGGTGAAGGCCACGTGCCACGtcggcgccaccgccgccgccgcccacagcAGGTGCTCCAGCGGCCACGGCGGCATGAACCGGGGGCTCACGCCGCACATGGCGCCGTTCAGCACCACGCCGTCGCGCCACCGCTCCTTGTCCCTCAGGTGCAGGAACAGCGCGATGGCGCCGCCCAGGGACTCCCCGTACAGGAAGCACGGCAGCGGCGCCGGGTAGTCGGCGCGGAAGGAGGCGAAGGCGGCCTCGCAGTCCTCCAGGACAGGGACGATGTCCGGGATGTGGGCCTGGAGGCCCTCGGAGAAGCCGTGGCCCTGGTGGTCCACGGCGCCCACGGCGAAGCCGGCCTTGGCGAGGTGGACGGCGGTGGGCAGGACCATCCAGCTCGACTCACCGGTGAAACCGTGCACCAGGGCGATGGCGCCCAGAACGGGGGCGCCGCCACTGGGCACCCAGCGCTGGGTGAAGATGCGGAGACCCCGCGGGTTGACGAAGGTGGAGGACGAGTGCGTGACGCCGTGGCGCGCGTAGTACTCCTCGGCggtgaggcggccgaaggggctcCGTTCGTCGGCCTCCGCCACGGGATGCACCATGGCTTCTTCTGCTCTGATCCCTCCCACTGCTCGCCTTGGTCTTGTTTCTTGGAGTAGATTGGAAACAATGGGGGAAAACCACGAGAGTAGTATTAGTAGTACCAGACTGGTAGCAGCACAGAAAGGATTGGCCGGCGTAGACCGTCTAGATGGGTACCTAGTTGTCTTACCGATCTCGACCCCCACAGGATTAACCGTGGCACATGATTGTCCGGCGTAGATGGGGGGAAAGTCGGATGGGTTCCGACTGATGACTGATACGAGTACTACTGTACCACAGTGTGTGTGGGGTGCCTACCTACCTGTCTCACCGATCCTGTAGTACCGATCCGTGTACTAGCTAAACTACCTACCATGTATACCATGTCCGGATTTTTTTTCATCTGCAAGTAAAATATACTACTTCTCCAACGGATGACAAGAGCAAGAATGATAGGAATAACGATAATGTTCCCAATGCTGACAAAAGCTAAACATGACAACATTGATAAGGATGCTCGTTGACCCTAACTCAACCACCAAGAACGGTAGGAGGGCAATTCCTCTCCAAAGAAGCCTCCAGGTCCTATAATATTCTTACACTTATACTCCACGTCCTATTATATGTAAGTTCTTTGCCTTCAGAACTAGTATAACGTGAGCCGTAATGATGCCGAATGTGTGATATTCTATTGATCCAAGCAGTTCAAGCTTAATTTATTTTAGAATCTTCGGACCTATGCATATTTGCAACTTCCTGACGCATTTTGTCGTTTGCTACGCCTTTCCTCGCGCCATCTTTTCTCCTCCATTTTTATGTACATATAGCTCCAACCACTGTCATGCTTAGCAAATGCTAGGTCCTTCCTGGCTTCCTCGTCTCTTGCCGGCAATTgtcattttgtcattttttcatTTTCAACCGGTTgacaaatataaataaaaaataatataGTTTACAACCAAATAAATTATAAAGTTTACAACCAAATAAACAATATAGTTCAACCATTCGTGCGCTCAATGATGGAGCACCGCGAGCGGTATATTATGGTCGAGTCTGAGTGAGACCAACTTCAACGTAGGACTATCTTCATGTTTTCCTTGTCTGACAAAACATAATGCCAAGGTTTTGTTGGTTGAACCCAacgttgttgttgttgcagaatCCTTCTCACATGCAGCAGCAGCAAAGGATGACGCCTTGCGCCAAGTCGATGAGCTGAAGACGAAGATCGAGGTTCTTTAGAAGGAGTCTCAAAACGCACTCGACCAGGCCAATACTGAGGaccaggagcacaagaagaagcatTGTTCTAATGTTGCGGCCGCAAGGGTGGTCTTGAATGTCGTCTGCTCGCCTTAACCGAGAAACTATCAGGTGATATACTTCGTCATAGCTTTCTTGTGCTAAGCATAAGCCTCCGCAAGCTAACTT contains:
- the LOC124667559 gene encoding caffeoylshikimate esterase-like, coding for MVHPVAEADERSPFGRLTAEEYYARHGVTHSSSTFVNPRGLRIFTQRWVPSGGAPVLGAIALVHGFTGESSWMVLPTAVHLAKAGFAVGAVDHQGHGFSEGLQAHIPDIVPVLEDCEAAFASFRADYPAPLPCFLYGESLGGAIALFLHLRDKERWRDGVVLNGAMCGVSPRFMPPWPLEHLLWAAAAVAPTWHVAFTRGNIPARSFKVEWKRALALASPRRTTAPPRAATALELLRMCRELQARFEEVELPMLVVHGGEDTVCDPACVEELHRRAGSKDKTLHMYPGMWHQIVGEPEENVDKVFGDVVDWLKARASAAAATGTGGSSEPK